The following proteins come from a genomic window of Myroides odoratus DSM 2801:
- a CDS encoding DNA repair ATPase, which translates to MAELEKQPIESLDSNTYEIIQRRLQQQKSDLIQRLQALNDDRKEVFTAVDLKLIANQRITTANNCTARGIIAFDNICIFGYNVHFGLKTTIELSDVFSIYRFENNQFVPQPLDFISDANFINDYQNLYKYYRDSIFSRFKKTENYLYMVFQTSKNVDSLKAFKWLIKDDQLIYQDDRSIHEVVKSPQFEFTWNKTTLENRRLGVHPHVSIQDKVFIEAVGGDITFKIEDNTSNGQGIYAEPVKNIDQQLDDADYYYADLGNFIAIRIKPYQEEFRAFIFNTKTKQVINVSALNHTGILLPDSQGIIFSNGYYLQSGEYKIFDNNIKDLEFIKQIPSHNGEDFLYIFYQAEQHIYTLMSYNIIKQQIETPIVCSGFTLFNDGKLIYFRSENDAVKHHVVQIWQTPYTATLIENKEQKENQLYKIGNKDLVKAMAECQEIIHLIDKEDSYEGLYGDIAKKANDVIDAYFWINTTETKHLNEPLEQIKGIANTAIDEFEKVQEQRKKAAARLVELKTVVEKQLFNVTNAKGDTLESLVHLLAENRKLLGAIISSRQIKYIDVTVLEGYQEKLGQTNETLSDKTIAFLLEEKALVPYEQKVLQQKEKVNGVTKVIDAHAIDESCKSISAELELLIDILNSLKIEDTTQATKIIAKISVIFASLNEVRAQLKRKIDALRTNESIAEFHAQLTLLDQSIINFLELSNSPEKCDEYHSKVSVQVEELESKFADFDEFILKIADKREEVSKAFDTRKTQLVEQINRRTQALEQIGIRILKNIENKSASFKSKEDILAFFSSDLMVDKVRQLIIELRELGDISKAENLENSVKTSQEDALRTLRDKQDLFVDGENIISLGSHKFAVNKQPLDLTIIRKNDLLYYHLTGTSFTSLIKEDRIYSYKEIWNQDLVSENNQVYRAEYLAYQVMQALTNSGIEELQEAIKLRAEQNYGEGYLKGVHDFDALEITQALLQLKTDLGILTYAPAIRVSAQFFWHQLEASLKETLIKQINSATAVQKVFPASANYQYILQQLDDLYLQWKSPLQLVESKQAVTQYLFEEFTDGTYFTKSQQAHHLKKEFIAFLQQKNALVTFENDIQEEFLSPLDRFYLIQNWLYSYLGHHPESAVLSKYMDEACNLLLFEKQYNYTIKESQDCIVLKTLKGNHPLIVQDTYTLDYHLFMDKLISFEATTVPLFRAFIATKEQLLSEYKRSLKINELQPRVLTSFVRNKLINEVYFPLIGNNLAKQIGVHGENKRTARMGMLLLVSPPGYGKTTLMEYLANTLGLHFVKINGPTIGHSITSIDPDEAKTSGAREELKKINLSFEMADNVMLYLDDIQHCSPEFLQKFISLADGQRKMDGIFEGESKTYDLRGKRFCIIMAGNPYTESGEKFQIPDMLANRADTYNLGDVIGSTEHLFKLSLLENAIAENPYLQQLSSTSLDDFYRLIAHIETQSEETLSLEGNFSAQEIETFTAVLKKSIIIRDLVIQVNQQYIISASMDNAYRTEPAFKLQGSYRDMNKMISKIVPLMNEKEIEELMLTHYENESQTLTSDTEANLLKLKELANQLSPTERERWENIKTIFVKQNKLSFAGQDNQAAQVVNQLMDFNQNLASIAQAIKIK; encoded by the coding sequence ATGGCTGAATTAGAAAAACAACCTATAGAATCTTTGGATTCAAATACGTATGAGATTATACAGCGCAGGCTTCAACAACAGAAAAGTGATTTAATTCAACGATTACAAGCACTTAATGATGATCGAAAAGAAGTTTTTACAGCTGTAGATCTTAAGCTTATCGCCAACCAACGCATTACTACAGCAAACAATTGTACTGCCAGAGGTATTATTGCCTTTGACAACATCTGTATTTTTGGGTATAATGTTCACTTTGGATTAAAAACGACAATTGAACTCAGTGATGTATTTAGCATCTATCGCTTTGAAAACAATCAATTTGTACCTCAACCGTTGGATTTTATTAGCGATGCAAACTTTATCAACGATTACCAAAATTTATATAAATACTATAGAGACTCTATTTTTAGCCGATTTAAGAAAACGGAGAATTACCTCTATATGGTTTTCCAAACCAGCAAAAATGTAGATAGTTTAAAGGCTTTTAAATGGTTGATTAAAGATGATCAACTGATTTATCAAGACGACCGCAGCATTCACGAAGTAGTTAAAAGTCCACAGTTTGAGTTTACATGGAATAAAACAACGCTTGAAAACAGACGCTTAGGCGTTCATCCCCATGTTTCCATTCAAGATAAAGTCTTTATAGAAGCCGTTGGTGGGGATATTACCTTTAAGATTGAAGACAATACGAGTAATGGCCAGGGCATTTACGCTGAACCAGTAAAGAATATTGATCAACAGCTGGATGATGCGGATTACTACTATGCGGATTTAGGGAACTTTATTGCCATTCGTATCAAGCCGTATCAAGAAGAGTTTCGCGCCTTTATCTTTAATACCAAAACCAAACAAGTAATCAATGTATCCGCGTTGAATCACACGGGTATATTACTTCCAGATAGCCAAGGAATTATTTTTTCCAATGGTTATTATTTACAAAGTGGTGAGTACAAAATTTTTGACAACAACATCAAAGATCTTGAATTTATCAAACAGATTCCTTCCCATAATGGAGAAGATTTCTTGTATATCTTTTACCAGGCCGAACAACACATTTATACACTGATGTCGTATAACATTATTAAACAACAAATCGAAACCCCTATTGTTTGTAGTGGATTTACGTTGTTTAACGATGGGAAACTCATCTATTTCCGCTCTGAAAATGATGCGGTAAAACACCATGTTGTTCAAATCTGGCAAACACCTTATACAGCGACTTTAATTGAAAACAAGGAGCAAAAAGAAAATCAACTCTACAAAATAGGCAACAAGGATCTGGTAAAGGCGATGGCTGAATGTCAAGAGATTATTCACCTCATCGACAAAGAAGATTCCTACGAAGGCCTATATGGCGACATTGCCAAAAAGGCGAATGATGTTATTGATGCTTATTTTTGGATTAATACCACAGAGACGAAGCATTTAAATGAACCTTTAGAACAAATCAAAGGAATTGCCAATACCGCAATTGACGAATTTGAAAAAGTTCAAGAACAACGCAAAAAGGCTGCTGCTCGTTTAGTGGAATTGAAGACTGTTGTTGAAAAACAACTATTCAATGTAACCAATGCTAAAGGTGATACCTTAGAAAGTTTGGTTCATTTACTAGCTGAAAATCGAAAACTCCTTGGTGCTATTATTAGTTCCCGTCAAATCAAATACATTGATGTTACTGTTTTAGAAGGGTATCAAGAAAAGTTAGGACAAACCAATGAAACCCTTTCAGATAAAACAATTGCTTTTCTCTTAGAGGAAAAGGCGTTAGTTCCGTATGAACAAAAAGTACTTCAACAAAAAGAAAAAGTCAATGGAGTAACGAAAGTAATCGATGCACATGCGATTGATGAAAGTTGTAAATCCATCTCTGCAGAATTGGAATTACTCATTGATATTCTCAACAGTTTAAAAATTGAAGATACCACGCAAGCGACCAAGATAATAGCTAAAATCTCGGTTATTTTTGCCTCGTTGAATGAGGTACGTGCGCAATTAAAACGCAAAATAGATGCGTTGCGAACCAATGAATCTATTGCAGAATTTCACGCTCAATTGACTTTACTAGATCAAAGTATCATCAATTTTTTAGAGCTTTCCAATTCTCCTGAAAAATGCGATGAGTATCATTCTAAAGTCAGTGTTCAGGTAGAAGAACTCGAGAGTAAATTTGCAGATTTTGACGAATTCATCTTAAAAATTGCAGACAAACGCGAAGAAGTGTCCAAAGCTTTTGACACGAGAAAAACGCAATTAGTTGAACAAATCAATAGACGCACCCAAGCTTTAGAGCAGATTGGTATTCGCATCTTAAAAAACATTGAAAATAAATCGGCTTCTTTTAAATCAAAAGAAGACATCTTGGCTTTCTTTTCTTCCGATTTGATGGTGGATAAAGTACGTCAACTGATTATTGAACTCCGCGAATTAGGCGATATTTCAAAAGCAGAAAACCTAGAAAACAGCGTAAAAACAAGTCAAGAAGATGCTCTTCGCACTTTACGAGATAAGCAAGATTTATTTGTTGATGGTGAAAATATCATCAGTTTAGGTTCGCATAAATTCGCTGTGAACAAGCAACCGTTAGATTTAACCATCATTCGAAAAAATGATTTGTTGTATTATCACCTAACGGGTACTAGCTTCACTTCTCTGATCAAAGAGGATCGCATTTATTCCTATAAAGAGATTTGGAATCAGGATCTTGTTTCTGAAAACAACCAAGTTTACAGAGCGGAGTATTTAGCGTATCAAGTGATGCAGGCTCTTACAAATTCAGGGATTGAAGAGTTACAAGAAGCGATTAAACTAAGAGCAGAACAAAATTATGGCGAAGGCTACCTGAAAGGAGTGCATGATTTTGATGCCTTGGAGATTACACAAGCCCTCTTACAACTAAAAACAGACCTAGGTATTCTTACCTATGCTCCTGCTATTCGAGTATCTGCTCAGTTCTTTTGGCATCAGTTGGAAGCTTCTTTAAAAGAAACACTAATTAAACAAATCAACAGCGCCACTGCGGTACAAAAGGTTTTCCCGGCTAGTGCAAACTACCAGTATATTTTACAGCAGTTGGATGATTTATATCTGCAATGGAAATCTCCTTTGCAATTAGTAGAATCAAAACAAGCGGTTACGCAATATTTGTTTGAGGAGTTTACTGATGGAACTTATTTTACTAAATCTCAACAAGCCCATCACCTCAAAAAAGAGTTTATTGCTTTTTTACAGCAAAAGAATGCGCTCGTTACTTTTGAAAACGATATTCAGGAGGAGTTTTTATCTCCTTTAGATCGTTTCTATTTGATTCAAAATTGGCTGTACTCCTATTTAGGGCATCATCCTGAATCAGCTGTTTTAAGCAAATATATGGATGAAGCCTGTAATTTACTTCTTTTTGAAAAACAGTATAATTATACCATCAAAGAGAGTCAGGATTGCATCGTATTAAAAACATTAAAAGGCAATCACCCTCTTATTGTTCAAGATACTTATACCTTGGATTATCATCTCTTCATGGATAAGCTGATTTCTTTTGAAGCGACAACTGTGCCTTTATTCCGCGCCTTTATAGCAACAAAAGAACAGTTACTCAGCGAATACAAACGAAGTTTAAAAATCAATGAGCTACAACCCCGCGTCTTGACGTCTTTTGTGCGAAACAAATTGATTAATGAGGTTTATTTCCCTTTAATTGGAAACAACTTAGCGAAGCAAATTGGGGTTCATGGCGAAAATAAACGCACAGCTCGTATGGGGATGTTGCTTTTGGTTTCTCCTCCAGGATATGGAAAAACAACTTTAATGGAATACTTAGCGAATACGCTAGGTTTGCATTTTGTCAAAATTAATGGACCAACGATAGGTCATTCTATTACGTCTATTGATCCAGATGAAGCAAAAACTTCAGGTGCTCGAGAGGAATTAAAGAAAATAAATTTATCCTTTGAAATGGCGGATAATGTGATGTTGTATTTAGATGACATCCAGCATTGCAGTCCTGAATTTTTACAGAAATTCATTTCATTGGCGGATGGTCAACGTAAAATGGATGGAATTTTTGAAGGAGAAAGTAAAACGTATGATTTGAGAGGCAAGCGTTTCTGTATTATCATGGCCGGAAACCCTTATACGGAATCAGGAGAGAAATTTCAAATTCCCGATATGTTAGCCAACCGAGCCGATACATATAATTTAGGAGATGTCATTGGCAGTACTGAACATCTGTTCAAACTGAGTTTGTTGGAAAATGCAATTGCGGAAAATCCGTATTTACAACAATTGAGCAGTACGAGCTTGGATGATTTTTATCGTCTAATTGCCCATATCGAAACTCAATCGGAAGAAACGCTTTCCTTAGAAGGTAATTTTAGTGCGCAAGAAATTGAAACATTTACTGCCGTATTGAAAAAATCGATCATTATTCGCGATTTGGTCATTCAGGTGAACCAACAATACATTATCAGTGCAAGTATGGATAATGCCTATCGTACAGAACCTGCATTTAAATTACAAGGTTCTTATCGCGATATGAATAAGATGATTAGTAAAATTGTTCCTTTAATGAATGAGAAAGAAATTGAGGAGTTGATGTTGACGCATTATGAAAATGAATCGCAAACCTTAACTTCCGATACAGAAGCGAATCTATTAAAATTAAAAGAATTAGCCAATCAACTTTCCCCAACGGAGCGTGAACGTTGGGAGAACATCAAAACCATATTTGTCAAGCAGAACAAATTGAGTTTTGCTGGTCAAGATAATCAAGCCGCTCAAGTCGTTAATCAGCTGATGGATTTCAACCAAAATTTAGCAAGCATTGCCCAGGCAATCAAAATAAAATAA
- a CDS encoding OB-fold-containig protein, which produces MKDIIHHLFFPVSNAIMTVLMIISVIYWLFSALMGGLDGIGIDAQPEVDVDVDVDVDTNFDLQQNHVDILHDKDPDIDEPTLSHEPNLFMKILHYMNVGQVPFMMVLTIFKFFTWAGSLLTTLSPHIIKFGNWSIIILIPLAIVAIILTHYVTLPLGNFLKKTGYHGDESIDFIGREGLMQSSIDADKHGIMQLVVDQDPIKIMVASWDGEPIQFGDRVYVIERSKTTNLYYVVKRM; this is translated from the coding sequence ATGAAAGATATAATTCACCACTTATTTTTCCCTGTTTCTAACGCCATCATGACCGTTTTGATGATTATATCAGTCATCTATTGGTTATTTTCAGCCCTTATGGGGGGATTAGATGGAATAGGTATAGACGCCCAACCGGAAGTAGATGTAGACGTGGATGTCGATGTAGATACTAATTTTGACTTACAGCAAAATCACGTGGATATTCTACACGATAAAGATCCAGATATTGACGAACCTACCCTATCCCATGAGCCGAATCTATTTATGAAGATCCTCCATTATATGAATGTAGGCCAAGTGCCTTTTATGATGGTGTTGACTATTTTTAAATTTTTCACTTGGGCAGGTTCTTTACTAACTACACTATCACCGCACATCATCAAATTTGGCAATTGGTCTATTATCATACTGATTCCCTTGGCTATCGTAGCTATTATTCTCACGCATTACGTTACCCTTCCTTTGGGTAACTTCCTAAAAAAAACAGGCTATCACGGAGATGAATCTATTGATTTCATTGGTCGCGAAGGGTTAATGCAATCGAGTATTGATGCAGATAAACACGGGATTATGCAGCTAGTGGTCGATCAAGATCCTATCAAAATCATGGTAGCCAGCTGGGATGGGGAACCCATCCAATTTGGAGATCGAGTTTACGTAATAGAAAGATCAAAAACAACCAACCTATATTATGTGGTCAAACGCATGTAA
- a CDS encoding formate--tetrahydrofolate ligase, with amino-acid sequence MKTDIEIARESELKNIYEIAKNIQLPEEYVIPYGKNMAKVQLEAQQQEQQKKSNLILVTSITPTKAGIGKTTVSIGLALGLNKIGKNAVVALREPSLGPCFGMKGGAAGGGYAQVLPMENINLHFTGDFHAITSAHNTLSALLDNYIYQNRAEANGIKEILWKRVLDVNDRSLRYITTGLRGNANGVPQESGFDITPASEIMAIMCLATDIDDLRRRIENILLGYRYDGSMFTVKDLGVAGAITVLLKDALNPNLVQTTENTAAFIHGGPFANIAHGCNSVLATKMAMSYGDYVITEAGFGADLGAEKFFDIKCRKSGLQPKLTVVVATAQGLKMHGGVALENIKDKHIEGIKKGLENLQKHVENLRSFGQSIVVAFNKYATDSSEEIQLVEDYCRANGLGFAVNNAFVEGGTGAIALANEVIQMIETNPSQSLQFPYSDDLTIADKIKAVATKIYGATAVTFSPIAQKKLNQIKGTTLDLFPVCIAKTQYSFSADASAYGVAQDFTIAINDLVINNGAEFIVAIAGDIMRMPGLPKVPQATKIDLVDGLVEGLS; translated from the coding sequence ATGAAAACAGATATTGAGATTGCAAGAGAGAGTGAATTAAAGAACATTTACGAAATTGCTAAAAATATCCAATTACCAGAGGAGTATGTAATTCCGTATGGCAAGAACATGGCGAAAGTTCAACTAGAAGCCCAACAACAAGAGCAACAAAAAAAATCGAATTTAATCTTAGTTACGTCCATTACTCCTACAAAAGCGGGAATTGGGAAGACTACTGTTTCTATTGGTTTAGCTCTTGGATTAAATAAAATTGGAAAAAATGCGGTTGTTGCGTTAAGAGAACCATCTTTAGGTCCGTGTTTTGGAATGAAAGGTGGTGCAGCTGGTGGTGGTTATGCCCAAGTATTGCCGATGGAAAATATCAACTTGCATTTTACAGGGGATTTCCATGCAATTACTTCTGCACATAATACTTTAAGTGCGTTACTAGACAACTACATCTATCAAAATAGAGCGGAAGCTAATGGCATCAAAGAAATTTTATGGAAAAGAGTATTGGATGTCAATGACCGCAGCTTGCGTTATATCACGACAGGGCTAAGAGGAAATGCCAATGGTGTACCTCAAGAGAGTGGTTTTGATATTACACCTGCATCAGAAATTATGGCGATTATGTGTCTAGCAACTGATATTGATGATCTACGCAGACGCATTGAGAATATTCTTTTAGGTTATCGCTATGATGGTAGTATGTTTACAGTAAAAGATTTAGGTGTAGCTGGAGCTATTACTGTTTTGCTAAAAGATGCCTTAAATCCGAATTTGGTTCAGACCACTGAAAATACAGCTGCATTTATTCACGGAGGTCCTTTTGCTAATATTGCCCATGGATGTAATTCTGTTCTTGCGACTAAAATGGCGATGAGCTATGGCGATTATGTAATTACAGAAGCTGGATTTGGAGCAGACCTAGGCGCGGAAAAATTCTTTGATATTAAATGTAGAAAATCTGGCTTACAACCGAAGTTAACAGTTGTGGTTGCTACTGCACAGGGACTAAAAATGCACGGTGGTGTTGCCTTAGAAAATATTAAGGACAAACATATTGAAGGAATCAAAAAGGGATTGGAGAACTTGCAAAAACACGTAGAAAACTTGCGTTCATTTGGACAAAGTATCGTGGTTGCGTTTAATAAATATGCGACAGATAGTTCAGAGGAAATCCAATTGGTAGAGGACTATTGCCGTGCTAATGGATTAGGTTTTGCGGTTAACAATGCTTTTGTTGAGGGAGGAACGGGTGCTATAGCTTTAGCAAATGAGGTCATACAGATGATTGAAACCAATCCTAGTCAGTCATTACAATTCCCTTATTCGGATGATTTGACGATTGCTGATAAGATAAAAGCAGTTGCAACAAAAATCTACGGAGCCACTGCGGTTACTTTTAGCCCTATTGCACAGAAAAAATTAAATCAAATCAAAGGAACAACACTCGATTTGTTTCCTGTTTGTATTGCCAAAACACAATATTCGTTTTCAGCAGATGCTAGCGCCTATGGAGTAGCACAAGATTTCACCATTGCTATTAATGACCTGGTGATTAACAACGGTGCGGAATTTATCGTGGCTATTGCTGGTGATATTATGCGTATGCCTGGACTTCCTAAAGTACCACAAGCAACAAAAATTGACTTAGTAGATGGATTAGTTGAAGGTTTAAGCTAA
- a CDS encoding transposase, with the protein MKVNVQRIQKSRVYSEEFKREIVSLFEKGTYSVLQISRLYKIPNSAIYRWIYKFSIFNEPRQRIVEMKASNTNKVKELEAKVKELERMVGQKQIQVDFYSKLIEIASEELDYDILKNSDTPQSTGSAKKKNK; encoded by the coding sequence ATGAAAGTCAACGTTCAAAGAATCCAAAAAAGTCGTGTTTATTCTGAAGAATTCAAACGCGAGATTGTTAGTTTATTTGAAAAAGGGACCTATAGTGTCCTCCAAATAAGTCGTTTGTATAAAATTCCTAACTCCGCCATTTACCGATGGATCTATAAATTTTCTATCTTTAATGAACCAAGACAAAGAATTGTAGAGATGAAAGCAAGTAACACAAACAAAGTAAAGGAACTAGAAGCTAAGGTTAAAGAACTAGAGCGTATGGTTGGTCAGAAACAAATTCAAGTAGATTTCTATTCTAAACTTATAGAAATTGCTAGTGAAGAGTTAGATTATGACATATTAAAAAATTCAGACACCCCACAATCAACTGGTTCCGCCAAGAAAAAGAACAAGTAA
- a CDS encoding IS3 family transposase, which yields MSKQAVNQYAKKQVVFDTEVSKLVLEADDLRREHPGCGVEKMYYTLKPSFLGRDKFIDVFMSLGYRLHKRKNYIKTTVASSIYYPNLIKGMQVNAPSTIWQSDITYIRIGDTFYYAVFIIDVYTKKIVGYHVCDNMRAQANIKALNMAFKNNTPPLIHHSDRGSQYTYKGYIQLLKDKGVNISMALSAQDNAYAERINRTIKNDYLEYWKPKSFCELRRLIKKAVNQYNNTRPHNSIAKMTPVEFENKWFGKSTFSKPFITIFNNEVNV from the coding sequence ATTAGTAAACAAGCCGTCAATCAATATGCCAAGAAACAAGTTGTTTTTGATACAGAAGTATCTAAACTTGTATTAGAGGCGGATGATTTACGACGCGAACATCCTGGTTGTGGGGTTGAGAAGATGTACTATACTTTAAAACCCAGTTTTTTAGGTAGAGATAAGTTTATAGATGTTTTTATGAGCTTAGGGTATCGTTTGCACAAACGCAAGAATTACATTAAAACTACAGTAGCTTCTAGTATATACTATCCAAATTTAATTAAAGGGATGCAAGTAAATGCTCCTTCAACCATATGGCAATCAGATATAACCTATATTAGAATAGGTGATACTTTTTATTATGCTGTCTTTATTATAGATGTTTATACAAAGAAAATTGTAGGATATCACGTCTGTGATAATATGAGAGCACAAGCTAATATAAAAGCCTTAAACATGGCTTTTAAGAACAATACTCCTCCTTTGATCCATCATTCTGATAGAGGAAGTCAATATACTTATAAGGGATATATTCAATTACTTAAAGACAAAGGAGTAAATATTAGTATGGCTCTTTCTGCACAAGATAATGCCTATGCTGAGCGTATTAATAGAACCATTAAAAATGATTATTTAGAATATTGGAAACCAAAAAGCTTTTGTGAACTCAGAAGATTAATTAAAAAAGCAGTCAACCAGTATAATAATACCAGACCTCATAATTCAATAGCGAAAATGACGCCAGTTGAATTTGAAAATAAATGGTTTGGAAAAAGTACTTTTTCCAAACCATTTATTACTATATTTAATAATGAAGTTAATGTTTAA
- a CDS encoding PhnA domain-containing protein codes for MKTEAELKDRSGNKCELCESTGPLKVYEVPPVAANEADKEIYICETCLDQIEKRQELDSNHWQCLTTSMWSEVPAVQVVAWRMLNRFRQESWAADNLEMMYLDDELMEFAKATGDHTGDGSVELHKDSNGNILTAGDTVTLIKDLDVKGSSLNAKIGTAVRNIRLDPNNVEYIEGKVDGQMIVILTKYVKKQG; via the coding sequence ATGAAAACAGAAGCGGAGTTAAAAGACAGAAGTGGAAATAAATGTGAACTATGTGAATCTACAGGACCATTAAAGGTTTATGAGGTTCCGCCTGTGGCTGCTAATGAAGCAGATAAAGAAATTTATATTTGTGAGACTTGTTTAGATCAAATTGAGAAAAGACAAGAGTTAGATAGCAACCATTGGCAATGTTTAACGACGTCAATGTGGAGTGAGGTACCTGCTGTGCAAGTAGTCGCTTGGCGTATGTTGAACCGTTTTAGACAAGAAAGCTGGGCTGCAGATAATTTAGAAATGATGTACTTGGATGATGAATTGATGGAGTTTGCTAAAGCAACTGGAGATCATACAGGAGATGGTTCTGTTGAATTACACAAAGATAGCAATGGAAATATTTTAACAGCTGGAGATACTGTTACTTTAATTAAAGATCTAGATGTAAAAGGATCTTCGTTAAATGCAAAAATCGGTACTGCTGTTCGTAATATCCGCCTGGATCCAAATAACGTAGAGTATATAGAAGGTAAAGTGGATGGACAAATGATTGTTATTCTTACCAAATATGTAAAGAAACAAGGATAA
- a CDS encoding NUDIX hydrolase encodes MSTVQTIYLASAMIIDTQGALLTVRKKGSCYYMMAGGKIEPGEEPIEALLRELKEELNLTLDSSEIHYLGTHQTQAVNEANTLVHATIFQLTLTPTYFIPHAELEEIKWLTYENYHQVPLAHLLEEFSIPLWLKNKKSQ; translated from the coding sequence CAACAGTCCAAACGATTTACCTTGCTTCAGCAATGATTATTGATACTCAGGGAGCACTCTTAACTGTTCGAAAAAAAGGATCCTGTTATTATATGATGGCTGGCGGTAAAATTGAACCTGGAGAAGAACCCATTGAAGCCTTGCTCCGTGAATTAAAAGAAGAACTCAACCTTACCCTCGATTCAAGCGAAATTCATTATCTGGGTACACATCAAACCCAAGCAGTGAATGAAGCTAACACTCTAGTTCACGCAACCATCTTTCAATTAACCCTAACTCCCACATATTTTATTCCTCATGCAGAATTAGAAGAGATTAAATGGTTAACCTATGAGAACTATCATCAGGTTCCTTTGGCTCATCTTTTAGAAGAATTCAGTATTCCGCTGTGGTTAAAAAACAAAAAATCCCAGTAA